A genomic region of Rhizobium sp. NXC24 contains the following coding sequences:
- a CDS encoding acyl CoA:acetate/3-ketoacid CoA transferase — protein sequence MNKHITPAEAAALIPDGAIVSVSSSSGLGCPDLMLKAIGERFDATGHPRDLTTLHPIAAGDMSGIKGVDHIARKGLLKTIIGGSYPSGPSSSEPPLIWQMIGNNDVAAYNIPSGILFDMHREAAAKRPGVLTKVGLDTFVDPNREGCAMNAAAGAEPVVKRIPFEGEDWLYFKAIAPQVAIIRATTADERGNLTYEHEGAYLGGLDQALAARNNGGIVIAQVKRLAKEGSLKPHDVRIPGVLVDYIIVDPDQKQTTQTLYDPAISGEIFRPLDSFRVPEFNIQKVIARRVAQELQSGSAVNLGFGISANVPRILMEEGLHGAVTWVIEQGAVGGVPLLDFAFGCASNADAFMPSPYQFTYFQGAGFDASLLSFLEIGRDGSVNVSRLSFRPHVTAGAGGFVDITARAKKIVFSGMFNAGAKLGVEDGRLVIEKEGKLKKLVNAVEHVTFSGPRGITQGQDITYVTERCVMKLTPDGLLLTEIAPGVDLEAHILDQSEFPLLVSDRLKVMDAALFQDAPIGLTLPAKAKRVLEGARHG from the coding sequence ATGAACAAGCACATCACCCCCGCCGAGGCGGCTGCCCTGATCCCCGATGGCGCCATCGTCTCCGTCTCTTCCTCAAGCGGTCTCGGCTGCCCGGACCTGATGCTGAAGGCGATCGGCGAGCGTTTCGACGCGACCGGCCATCCGCGTGACCTGACGACGCTGCATCCGATCGCCGCCGGTGATATGAGCGGCATCAAGGGCGTCGATCATATTGCCAGGAAAGGTCTGCTGAAGACGATCATCGGCGGCTCCTATCCGTCCGGCCCGTCGAGTTCCGAACCGCCGCTGATCTGGCAGATGATCGGCAACAACGATGTCGCGGCCTATAATATTCCGTCCGGCATTCTCTTCGACATGCATCGCGAGGCCGCCGCCAAGCGTCCCGGCGTGTTGACCAAGGTCGGCCTCGATACCTTCGTTGACCCGAACCGCGAGGGCTGCGCCATGAATGCGGCAGCCGGAGCCGAGCCGGTGGTGAAGCGCATCCCGTTCGAGGGGGAAGACTGGCTTTATTTCAAGGCGATCGCGCCGCAGGTGGCAATCATCCGGGCGACGACTGCCGACGAGCGCGGCAATCTCACCTATGAGCATGAGGGCGCCTATCTCGGCGGTCTCGACCAGGCGCTCGCCGCCCGCAACAATGGGGGAATCGTCATTGCCCAGGTCAAGCGCCTTGCCAAGGAAGGCTCGCTGAAACCGCATGATGTGCGCATCCCCGGAGTTCTTGTCGACTATATCATTGTCGATCCGGATCAGAAACAGACTACGCAGACGCTTTACGATCCGGCGATCTCGGGCGAGATCTTTCGGCCGCTCGACAGCTTCCGTGTGCCGGAATTCAATATCCAGAAGGTCATTGCCCGGCGGGTGGCGCAGGAGCTGCAATCCGGCAGCGCCGTCAATCTCGGCTTCGGCATCTCGGCCAATGTGCCGCGTATCCTGATGGAAGAGGGGCTGCATGGCGCGGTCACCTGGGTGATCGAGCAAGGGGCGGTCGGCGGCGTGCCGCTGCTCGATTTCGCCTTCGGCTGTGCGTCGAACGCCGATGCCTTCATGCCGTCGCCCTATCAGTTCACCTATTTCCAGGGTGCCGGTTTCGACGCTTCGCTTCTCTCCTTCCTGGAGATCGGCCGCGACGGTTCGGTCAATGTCTCCCGCCTCAGCTTCCGGCCGCATGTGACGGCCGGCGCCGGCGGCTTCGTCGATATCACCGCGCGGGCGAAGAAGATCGTCTTCTCCGGCATGTTCAATGCTGGCGCGAAGCTTGGTGTTGAGGATGGCCGGCTTGTCATCGAGAAGGAAGGCAAGCTGAAGAAGCTGGTGAACGCGGTCGAGCACGTTACCTTCTCCGGCCCCCGCGGCATCACACAGGGGCAGGATATCACCTATGTCACCGAGCGCTGCGTGATGAAGCTGACGCCGGACGGTTTGTTGCTGACGGAGATCGCGCCCGGCGTCGATTTGGAGGCGCATATTCTCGATCAGTCGGAATTCCCGCTGCTCGTCTCCGACCGGCTGAAGGTGATGGATGCAGCTTTGTTCCAAGACGCGCCTATCGGTCTGACGCTGCCCGCCAAGGCCAAGCGTGTTCTGGAAGGAGCGCGCCATGGGTGA
- a CDS encoding NUDIX domain-containing protein — protein MKSIRIAAALILRGNGDTLLVRKRGTSAFMQPGGKIEAGETAAAALIRELNEEIGLRLTATQLSPFGSFEAEAANEPDHRVIAEVYRLDIGDDRIQPAAEIEEIRWISPANPGDIPLAPLTEHHILPAHRHLLSAGMD, from the coding sequence ATGAAGAGCATCCGCATTGCAGCCGCCTTGATCCTGCGAGGCAACGGCGACACCTTACTGGTCCGCAAGCGGGGAACATCAGCCTTCATGCAGCCGGGCGGCAAAATCGAAGCCGGCGAAACCGCCGCGGCCGCACTTATCCGCGAACTGAATGAGGAAATCGGCCTGCGATTGACTGCGACACAGCTAAGTCCTTTCGGCAGCTTCGAAGCTGAGGCCGCCAACGAGCCGGATCATCGCGTGATCGCCGAGGTGTATCGCCTCGATATCGGCGATGATCGCATTCAGCCCGCCGCCGAGATCGAGGAAATACGGTGGATATCTCCAGCCAATCCGGGCGATATCCCTTTGGCACCCCTCACGGAACACCACATCCTGCCCGCTCACCGGCATCTGCTTTCCGCCGGCATGGACTAG
- a CDS encoding LacI family DNA-binding transcriptional regulator, translating to MSKARVTVIDIAHAAGVSKSTVSLVLQGSPLVNEATRAKVNAVIRELGYVYNRGAANLRQSKSKIVGIVVNDLTNSFFAELAVGVDMVVQSAGYVQFLSNTGESIDRQREVVASMREHGISGLIVSPARGTEAADFKSFTNAGIPVVIVVRNIPGAKVSSLVSDNFAGASAAVEHLAGLGHRRIAFMGGFANTAVFAERLDGYRDALAKAEIAFDDDLVVATAPSRAGGVEAVGRAMLLAHKPTAAVCFNDAVAFGVCDGLRARRLEPGVDFAVVGFDDVIEAESAVPALTTVSVDPQGMGRRAAQLLLKQINSGKVEAEAIVSAVRLVVRQSCGTGLDPAARRAVS from the coding sequence ATGAGCAAGGCACGTGTCACGGTCATCGATATTGCGCACGCCGCCGGCGTGTCGAAATCGACCGTGTCGCTCGTTCTGCAGGGCAGCCCGCTGGTCAACGAGGCGACGCGGGCCAAGGTGAATGCGGTGATCCGCGAGCTCGGATACGTCTACAATCGCGGTGCCGCCAATCTGCGGCAATCGAAGTCGAAGATCGTCGGCATTGTCGTCAACGACCTCACCAACAGCTTCTTTGCGGAGCTCGCCGTTGGCGTCGATATGGTCGTGCAGTCGGCCGGCTATGTGCAGTTCCTGTCCAATACCGGCGAGAGCATAGACCGGCAGCGGGAGGTCGTCGCTTCGATGCGCGAGCACGGCATTTCCGGCCTGATCGTTTCGCCTGCGCGCGGTACGGAAGCGGCCGACTTCAAATCGTTCACCAATGCCGGCATTCCGGTTGTGATCGTCGTGCGCAATATTCCCGGCGCAAAGGTCTCGTCGCTGGTGTCGGACAATTTTGCCGGCGCATCGGCGGCGGTCGAGCATCTGGCCGGTCTCGGCCACCGCCGCATCGCCTTCATGGGCGGCTTTGCCAACACCGCCGTCTTTGCCGAACGGCTCGACGGCTATCGTGATGCGCTCGCCAAGGCGGAGATCGCATTTGACGACGATCTCGTCGTTGCGACCGCGCCGTCGCGCGCCGGCGGGGTCGAAGCGGTCGGCCGCGCCATGCTGCTGGCCCATAAGCCGACGGCGGCGGTGTGTTTCAACGATGCGGTCGCCTTCGGCGTCTGTGATGGCCTGAGGGCGCGGCGGCTGGAGCCGGGCGTCGATTTTGCGGTGGTCGGCTTCGATGACGTGATCGAGGCCGAAAGTGCAGTGCCGGCGCTGACGACAGTTTCCGTCGATCCGCAAGGCATGGGCCGGCGCGCCGCACAGTTGCTCTTGAAGCAGATCAATTCCGGCAAGGTGGAGGCGGAGGCGATCGTCAGCGCCGTTCGGCTGGTGGTGCGTCAAAGCTGCGGAACCGGGCTGGACCCAGCGGCAAGGAGGGCCGTGTCATGA
- a CDS encoding anti-sigma factor, with protein sequence MKTIDPVIDADLDAYVDGELTVARRVEVESYLSEHPAIAAKVMADMSIRGELRMALAGEGLAAKAETREAARRLERGLAYGRVLSSFQRVAAVVMLMAAGWVAHTSFGAFSASEVNASVPAPAFVDGAVQAYRATALREAMTSQPPHAAYNPDEIRASTAIVLPELPQGWRVTDAQIYPSDFGPSVEMTINAGEGGQLSLFAVRPGNFAVQKVSHVKRDDVQAAYWQIGEVAYALIGGGKAAELDGEAEKLARSLY encoded by the coding sequence ATGAAGACAATTGATCCCGTCATCGACGCTGATCTCGATGCTTATGTCGACGGTGAGCTGACCGTCGCGCGCCGTGTCGAGGTGGAATCCTATCTTTCGGAACATCCCGCGATCGCCGCCAAGGTCATGGCCGATATGAGCATCCGCGGCGAACTGCGCATGGCGCTCGCCGGCGAAGGACTGGCGGCGAAGGCGGAAACGCGCGAAGCCGCACGGCGGCTGGAGCGCGGGCTGGCTTATGGCCGGGTTCTGAGCTCGTTCCAGCGAGTTGCCGCCGTCGTGATGCTGATGGCGGCCGGCTGGGTCGCGCATACATCCTTCGGCGCTTTCAGCGCGAGCGAAGTCAACGCTTCCGTTCCGGCGCCCGCTTTCGTCGATGGTGCGGTGCAAGCCTACCGGGCGACGGCCCTGCGCGAAGCGATGACGTCGCAGCCGCCGCATGCGGCCTATAATCCGGACGAAATCCGCGCATCGACAGCAATCGTCCTGCCGGAGCTGCCGCAGGGTTGGCGCGTCACCGATGCGCAAATCTATCCCTCCGATTTCGGTCCGAGCGTTGAAATGACAATCAATGCCGGCGAAGGCGGTCAATTGTCGCTGTTTGCCGTCCGTCCCGGCAATTTCGCCGTCCAGAAGGTGAGCCATGTGAAGCGTGACGACGTCCAGGCTGCCTATTGGCAGATCGGCGAGGTCGCTTACGCGCTGATCGGCGGCGGCAAGGCGGCGGAACTCGATGGCGAGGCCGAAAAGCTGGCCCGCAGTCTGTACTAG
- a CDS encoding sigma-70 family RNA polymerase sigma factor, with translation MERKGRTFDVLGQLGSLRRYARSLVRNADEAEDLVHDALVKAYERKSSFRRGANLRTWLLSILHNAHIDRLRQTRSLTRRHEEAAVEFDQALPASQDHAVRLKQVRNAFFNLPEEQREALHLVAIEDLSYQEAASALGIPVGTLMSRIARARASLRNFENTPAVSHLRLIGGGNEDN, from the coding sequence ATGGAACGCAAAGGACGCACATTCGATGTTTTGGGGCAGCTCGGTTCGCTGAGACGCTATGCCCGTTCGCTGGTCCGCAATGCGGATGAGGCGGAAGACCTAGTGCATGATGCGCTGGTCAAGGCCTATGAGCGAAAGTCGTCCTTCCGGCGCGGCGCGAACCTGCGCACCTGGCTGCTCTCGATCCTGCACAATGCCCATATCGACCGCTTGCGCCAGACGCGCTCGCTCACTCGCCGCCATGAAGAGGCGGCTGTTGAATTCGACCAGGCACTTCCGGCCTCGCAGGATCATGCCGTGCGCCTGAAACAGGTGCGCAACGCCTTCTTCAACCTGCCGGAAGAGCAGCGCGAAGCGCTGCATCTCGTGGCGATCGAAGATCTTTCCTATCAGGAGGCGGCATCTGCGCTCGGCATTCCCGTCGGCACGCTGATGTCGCGCATCGCCCGCGCCCGCGCCAGCCTGAGGAATTTCGAGAATACACCCGCGGTTTCGCATCTTCGACTTATCGGAGGCGGCAATGAAGACAATTGA
- a CDS encoding Gfo/Idh/MocA family oxidoreductase has product MTNVKWGLIGASTIAREWMIGAIRATGGDVVSVMSRDAERGRAYAAENGIAKSVTDVADLVTDPDVDAVYISTTNELHRDQTLAAVNAGKHVLCEKPLALTLEDARLMVQTAKGAGVIMGTNHHLRNAASLRAMRDAIAAGKIGKPLSARVFHAVYLPPHLQGWRVDKPQAGGGVILDITVHDADTLRFVLNDDPVEAIALGQSGGMGKAGLEDAVMGALRFRSGVIAQFHDGFTTKYAETGFEVHGTDGSLIGRNVMTQQPVGHVYLRDRDGQNELPLHHHNLYETALAAFHAAIEGRGKPSATGEDGVWSLATGLAVVKSAATREAAKIDPGL; this is encoded by the coding sequence ATGACCAATGTAAAATGGGGCTTGATCGGTGCAAGCACAATCGCCCGCGAATGGATGATCGGCGCAATACGCGCAACCGGCGGCGACGTCGTCTCGGTGATGAGCAGGGACGCGGAGCGTGGCCGCGCCTATGCGGCTGAGAATGGTATTGCCAAATCGGTGACGGATGTCGCCGATCTCGTCACTGATCCCGATGTCGATGCCGTCTACATCTCGACGACCAACGAATTGCATCGCGACCAGACCCTGGCGGCAGTCAACGCCGGCAAGCATGTGCTCTGTGAAAAGCCGCTGGCGCTGACGCTGGAAGACGCGCGCCTCATGGTGCAGACCGCGAAGGGCGCCGGCGTGATCATGGGCACCAACCATCATCTGCGCAATGCCGCCAGCCTCCGCGCGATGCGGGATGCTATCGCCGCCGGCAAGATCGGCAAGCCGCTGAGCGCCCGCGTTTTTCACGCCGTCTATCTGCCGCCGCATCTACAGGGTTGGCGGGTGGACAAGCCGCAGGCGGGCGGCGGCGTCATTCTCGATATCACCGTACACGATGCCGATACGCTGCGCTTCGTGCTGAACGACGATCCGGTGGAAGCGATCGCCCTTGGCCAGAGCGGTGGCATGGGCAAGGCAGGGCTTGAGGATGCCGTCATGGGGGCTCTGCGGTTCAGGTCCGGCGTCATTGCGCAGTTCCACGACGGTTTTACCACAAAATATGCCGAGACCGGCTTCGAGGTGCACGGCACCGACGGCTCGCTGATCGGCCGCAATGTCATGACGCAGCAGCCTGTCGGTCATGTCTACCTGCGCGACCGCGATGGCCAAAACGAGCTGCCGCTCCATCACCACAATCTCTATGAGACGGCGCTTGCCGCCTTTCATGCCGCGATCGAGGGCAGGGGAAAGCCGTCGGCGACCGGCGAGGACGGTGTGTGGTCGCTGGCAACGGGTCTCGCCGTCGTCAAATCGGCTGCCACCCGCGAAGCCGCCAAGATTGATCCAGGACTTTGA
- a CDS encoding Bax inhibitor-1/YccA family protein: MNPTNPRYGYGAAAGSQALFDEGLRKHMLRVYNYMGIGLVVTGIVALIVGTTPALYVPIFQTPLKWVVMLAPLAFVLFFSFRIQSMSASTAQTMFWAFCAVMGLSLASIFLVFTGTSIARTFFIAATMFGATSLYGYTTKRDLSNIGSFLMMGLFGVIIASVVNIFLGSSALQFAISVIGIVVFVGLTAWDTQNIKEQYAENYDQESSQKLAVFGALSLYLNFVNIFQLLLNFTGERE; encoded by the coding sequence ATGAACCCGACCAATCCGCGATACGGCTATGGAGCCGCCGCCGGCTCGCAGGCGCTCTTCGACGAAGGTCTGCGCAAGCATATGCTGCGCGTCTACAACTACATGGGTATCGGCCTTGTGGTGACCGGCATCGTCGCGCTGATCGTCGGCACGACGCCGGCGCTCTATGTGCCGATCTTCCAGACGCCGCTGAAGTGGGTCGTCATGCTGGCGCCGCTCGCCTTCGTGCTGTTCTTCTCGTTCCGCATCCAATCGATGTCGGCTAGCACGGCGCAGACGATGTTCTGGGCCTTCTGCGCCGTCATGGGCCTGTCGCTCGCTTCGATCTTCCTGGTGTTCACCGGCACCAGCATTGCGCGGACCTTCTTCATCGCCGCGACCATGTTCGGCGCGACCAGCCTCTATGGCTATACGACCAAGCGTGATCTTTCCAACATCGGCTCGTTCCTGATGATGGGCCTCTTCGGTGTGATCATCGCCAGCGTCGTGAACATCTTCCTGGGTTCGAGCGCCCTGCAGTTCGCGATCTCGGTCATCGGTATCGTCGTCTTCGTCGGCCTGACCGCTTGGGATACGCAGAACATCAAGGAACAATATGCCGAGAACTACGATCAGGAATCGTCGCAGAAGCTCGCCGTCTTCGGTGCGCTGTCGCTCTACCTGAACTTCGTCAACATCTTCCAGCTCCTGCTGAACTTCACCGGCGAGCGGGAGTGA
- the msrA gene encoding peptide-methionine (S)-S-oxide reductase MsrA, whose amino-acid sequence MNGASKDMIRRLLPRVARPAAFAAGAILLAGVALQFVTSASADDARVIPAPALDEKPGSAGTETTVLAGGCFWGVQGVFQHVNGVISATSGYAGGNKDAAHYEMVGTGDTGHAESVRIVFDPHKISYGHLLQIYFSVAHDPTELNYQGPDSGTQYRSAIFPTNAEQANVAKAYIDQLNHAKVFEGAIVTKIEPARQFYAAEDYHQDFLTTHPNYPYIVINDLPKIKNLQRIFPKDYRADPVLVEANASGN is encoded by the coding sequence ATGAACGGTGCATCGAAAGATATGATCCGCAGGCTTCTGCCGCGTGTTGCCCGTCCGGCCGCCTTTGCCGCCGGTGCGATCTTGCTTGCGGGCGTTGCGTTGCAATTCGTTACCAGCGCCTCGGCCGACGACGCTCGCGTCATTCCGGCGCCGGCCCTGGACGAAAAGCCGGGCTCCGCCGGCACGGAGACCACGGTTCTTGCGGGCGGTTGCTTCTGGGGCGTGCAGGGCGTGTTCCAGCATGTCAACGGCGTCATCAGCGCCACGTCGGGTTATGCCGGCGGCAACAAGGACGCGGCTCACTATGAGATGGTGGGCACCGGCGATACCGGACATGCCGAATCCGTGCGCATCGTTTTCGATCCGCACAAGATCAGTTACGGGCATCTGCTGCAAATCTACTTCTCTGTCGCCCATGATCCGACGGAGCTCAACTATCAGGGGCCGGACAGCGGCACGCAATATCGTTCGGCTATTTTCCCGACCAATGCCGAACAGGCCAACGTCGCCAAGGCCTATATCGACCAGCTCAATCACGCCAAGGTTTTCGAAGGGGCCATTGTCACCAAGATCGAGCCGGCACGGCAATTCTATGCCGCCGAGGATTATCATCAGGACTTCCTGACGACCCATCCCAACTATCCCTATATCGTCATCAACGACCTGCCGAAGATCAAGAATCTGCAGCGCATTTTCCCGAAAGACTATCGCGCCGATCCGGTTTTGGTCGAAGCGAACGCGTCGGGGAATTAA